The Thermococcus thermotolerans genome contains a region encoding:
- a CDS encoding metallophosphoesterase family protein, with protein MPFKLPIFRKNVLEVLSSSDETKVMHISDTPESVYRFINNLIEKTEPDYIIHTGDLADNVKLERRPELVPRYRGALRKLARVLKGSGAVLYIVPGNEDDPELLREFFGDSVVEPGTVIEIEGSRFALGHTWREVVDREADFRLYGHNFKLIERGLNGILGVNFVLLPSGRTYKVKYPGGTDFDRGYKMWRGM; from the coding sequence ATGCCGTTCAAGCTACCGATCTTTCGGAAAAATGTACTGGAAGTGCTCTCTTCATCCGATGAGACCAAGGTCATGCACATAAGCGACACTCCCGAGAGCGTTTATCGCTTCATCAATAATCTCATAGAAAAGACCGAGCCTGACTACATAATCCACACCGGAGACTTGGCCGACAACGTGAAGCTTGAGAGGAGGCCGGAGCTGGTGCCCCGTTACAGAGGTGCTCTGAGAAAACTGGCACGTGTCCTTAAAGGCTCCGGCGCGGTTCTCTACATCGTTCCGGGCAATGAAGATGACCCCGAACTGCTCAGGGAGTTCTTCGGCGATTCCGTCGTTGAGCCGGGCACGGTCATTGAAATCGAGGGGAGCAGGTTCGCCCTCGGCCACACCTGGAGAGAGGTCGTGGATAGGGAAGCCGACTTCAGACTTTACGGCCACAATTTCAAGCTGATTGAGAGGGGCTTAAATGGGATTCTCGGCGTCAACTTTGTCCTCCTCCCGAGCGGGAGGACGTACAAGGTAAAGTATCCCGGGGGGACGGACTTCGATAGGGGTTATAAGATGTGGAGGGGTATGTGA
- a CDS encoding saccharopine dehydrogenase family protein, protein MKVLVLGAGNVGRAVAWDLRDEFDVHVGDVSEERLKAVSEFATPVKVDAANFGELVEAMRGFELVIGALPGRFGYHSVRAAIKAGVDMVDVSFMPENPLELRDEAEKAQVTVIVDAGFAPGLSHILMGRIWQEMDELREGYIYVGGLPKEPKPPLYYRITWSPKDLIEEYTRPARVIRNWEVTTVDPFERIERISIGDFEFEAFISDGLRSLLESVRAERLEEWTLRWPGHLEKMKVLRELGFFKPEHVDNTLDVIVPLMTYESPDFSIMQVLGRGTLDGEPKEIGYLLYDEEREGFTSMARVTGFTAAAVARLVAEHGCIYGVIPPEILGMRIDTFTRIIEELGERGIKIERWENASPGDSRGRT, encoded by the coding sequence ATGAAAGTCCTCGTTCTCGGTGCAGGAAACGTTGGGAGGGCAGTAGCATGGGATTTGAGGGACGAATTTGACGTCCACGTTGGAGACGTCAGTGAGGAGAGACTGAAGGCCGTTTCTGAGTTCGCAACTCCCGTGAAGGTGGACGCGGCGAACTTTGGTGAACTGGTTGAAGCCATGAGGGGTTTCGAGCTGGTCATCGGGGCTCTGCCAGGGAGGTTCGGCTACCACTCTGTTAGAGCGGCAATAAAGGCCGGCGTTGACATGGTCGACGTTTCGTTCATGCCCGAAAATCCGCTGGAACTCCGGGATGAGGCTGAAAAGGCCCAGGTGACGGTGATAGTTGATGCCGGCTTCGCCCCCGGACTGAGCCACATCCTGATGGGCAGGATATGGCAGGAAATGGACGAGCTGAGAGAGGGCTACATCTACGTTGGCGGCCTTCCGAAGGAGCCGAAGCCGCCACTTTATTACAGAATTACATGGTCACCTAAAGACTTAATTGAGGAATACACGAGGCCGGCACGCGTGATAAGGAACTGGGAAGTCACCACAGTCGACCCGTTTGAGAGGATTGAACGGATCTCCATCGGGGACTTTGAGTTTGAGGCATTCATAAGCGACGGTCTGAGGAGCCTCCTGGAAAGCGTAAGGGCGGAGAGGCTTGAGGAGTGGACGCTCCGCTGGCCGGGACATCTGGAAAAAATGAAGGTTTTGAGGGAGCTCGGCTTCTTTAAACCCGAGCACGTTGACAATACGCTCGACGTTATAGTGCCCCTCATGACCTATGAGAGCCCGGACTTCTCCATAATGCAGGTCCTGGGGAGAGGAACGCTGGACGGAGAGCCGAAGGAGATTGGCTACCTGCTATATGACGAAGAGAGGGAAGGATTCACGTCCATGGCACGGGTTACGGGGTTCACAGCGGCGGCGGTGGCCAGGCTCGTGGCGGAGCACGGGTGCATATACGGTGTTATCCCTCCCGAGATACTCGGGATGAGGATAGACACTTTCACGCGCATAATTGAGGAGCTTGGGGAGAGGGGAATAAAGATCGAGAGGTGGGAGAATGCTTCACCTGGTGATAGCCGAGGCCGAACTTGA
- a CDS encoding 16S rRNA methyltransferase has translation MLHLVIAEAELELAPKSIQNHPAIVNYAKRRGKRPDEIILDATYHHSALKKLENGERRGRPDIVHVCLLNALESIANKEGLLRVYVHTRNDEVIYIKPETRIPRNYNRFIGLMESLFKNRAVPENLELLRMEEKPLGELIEEIGPDEVFVMHEEGKLTKPMEFGKTLSELKNPLVVVGAFPHGDFRSEIPGKKISLYKEPLMAWTVVTETIVNFEQWGL, from the coding sequence ATGCTTCACCTGGTGATAGCCGAGGCCGAACTTGAGCTGGCGCCCAAGAGTATACAGAACCACCCTGCAATAGTCAACTACGCAAAGCGGAGGGGCAAGAGACCGGATGAGATTATCCTGGACGCCACGTACCACCATTCGGCCCTGAAAAAGCTCGAAAACGGCGAGAGGCGCGGGAGGCCGGATATAGTCCACGTCTGCCTGCTCAACGCCCTGGAGAGCATAGCCAACAAAGAGGGCCTGCTGAGGGTCTACGTCCACACGCGGAACGACGAAGTGATATACATAAAGCCAGAAACCAGGATTCCGAGAAACTACAACCGCTTCATTGGGCTGATGGAAAGCCTCTTTAAGAACAGAGCCGTTCCCGAGAACCTTGAACTTCTCCGGATGGAGGAAAAGCCGCTTGGAGAGCTCATAGAGGAGATAGGCCCTGATGAGGTCTTCGTGATGCATGAGGAGGGGAAACTCACGAAGCCGATGGAGTTTGGGAAAACCCTTTCAGAACTTAAAAACCCACTCGTGGTTGTTGGAGCATTTCCTCATGGAGACTTCAGAAGTGAAATCCCGGGCAAAAAAATAAGTCTTTACAAAGAACCGTTGATGGCATGGACAGTTGTGACCGAAACAATCGTCAATTTTGAGCAGTGGGGCCTCTAA